A window of Rhipicephalus microplus isolate Deutch F79 chromosome X, USDA_Rmic, whole genome shotgun sequence genomic DNA:
CCGAAGccccgccgccgccaccaccaccacacaTGTTCCCCACCTCGATGAGCGTCAACCTGTCCATGAACATGACCATGGGAGTGGCCGGATGGGAGCCCAGCTACGCCGCGCAGTGGGGGCCTCCGCCTTACCACCACCATCCGCAGGAAGACCTCTACGCGAGTGCTGGCTACGCGACGGACGTGGTCGCCCCGCCGCCTCCGCCCGCGCAGCACCAGGTCGTCGGAGGCCAGGTCGGTGCCGTGAGCCAGGGCGGCGTCGTCACAGGCGTACAGGGCGCGGTTCGCGGCTCCGACGGTCGTGTCAACCTGTGCGGTATCTGCGGCAAGGCATACGCGCGGCCTAGCACTCTCAAGACGCACCTGCGAACGCACTCGGGCGAGCGGCCGTACCGCTGCCTGCAGTGCAGCAAGTGCTTCTCGCAGGCGGCCAACCTGACTGCGCACCTGCGCACGCACTCCGGAGAGAAGCCGTTCCGCTGCCCGGTGTGCGAGCGCCGGTTCTCTCAGAGCTCGTCGGTGACGACGCACATGCGCACGCACTCGGGCGAGCGGCCCTACCGCTGCTGCCTCTGCAAGAAAGCCTTCTCAGACAGCTCCACGCTGACCAAGCATCTGCGCACCCACTCGGGCGAGAAGCCCTACCAGTGCCGGCTCTGTCTGCTCCGCTTCTCGCAGTCGGGCAACCTGAACCGGCACATGCGCGTGCACGCCAACGCCTCCTGAGCCCCCCTTTAATTTAAGCGCCCCCTTTTTTACGCTGCTCTCGCTTCTGGCAGACGGACCAAGCTGGCCCGAGAAGAGCTACTGCAGTATGAGAGGTACAAAATAAAAGTATATTGCTGCACATGGCCTTGCTTCATTTGCGGATGCACGTCTCGACTCCCATTGTCGTCTGAAGGTTCGACAATGGTAACAAGGTATTGAAACATTACCCGAATTGACTCATAGCTTCataggttgattgatatgtggggttaaacgttcCAAGTACAAAGGCTATGCACTAAGCCTTGCTCCACAAGGTGGCAACACCACCGTCGCGCAGAAGGCAGCTGGAGACGTTCAGGAAGTCTTCAGGCATTCAAGCCGCCGTAGGCAAGTAGATATGAATTGAACACTTATATAGCCCGGTGATAGCCCGCACAATATATTTATACATCCCTCATTGGAGTAATCAAATCCATATGAGCAATAGAGAAGACTATATCTTAGACAAAAACAACTGAACTAGCTAACTTGAAGCGAATCGCACTTGAACAAAAGCTGATTGTTACGACTAAAATAAGCATCGGCAGATGATGGAATAAATTGTTGAGCTTGTTTCTTAAATCAATTCAGCTTATGGGTTTTGTGGGAAGTAGAGTACTCAGGAATGCTATGGACAAGAAACGGACACACTCAGCTTCCATCGGGTAAAAGAAGATTTAACATGTAGTGCAATCCAAGCAACATTAACATTCACTCTACCGTATCAAGTTATCCCGTCGGGATTAAGTGATATGTGTGAACAGTATGTGAACGAGGTTACCTTTAAGTAAGCTTTGTCACTTGAGGGATCGCGATAGTATTACAAGAAATAATAAGGCATTGTGATTGTGTTACCTGCTCTTGCGGCACTTATAATGAGTAATTATTTGAATGGGTTACCCATGTGCTTGTCCAGCTACGACGCAAGTCTCAAACAGGTTTACGATTACACGACATTGAAATGCGTTTCAACTATCACAAAGGCGGATATATCGCAGGCGTATCTCGACAAAATACGGGCGTGCAGCAGACTTCGGCAATGAACGCTTCGCTGAAGTCTCCAAATTGGTTTTTCGAGTAATGTCGTTGAAAGGAAACTAAAAAGCAAAACGATTTTTCTCGTATTAGGAAAgttttcacaatcccgaaaacaagcgagaaaacgcgcaaaaagaaagtacgggtggcgacgccaccttgcgATTCTTGCACCAAACACCGCATAACATAAGatattttgaaggcgtctactagATTCTAAGTAGCTTTTAatagataaaaatgaagtacattgtcatttgTAGGTGTCATAGACCTTCCAAACGAAGTTTCAAAAATTTTCTTTAAGCCAATGTTACAAAAATAGCACAAATACATTTTGAGATTTCTCACGTCACGCGGGAAGATTCTGGCGCGAAATATAACAATAAAAGTTCAACTTCGATTTTTTTGCGCTAGTACATAATGAACTCATGACAGTGAAGTATTTAATTGatattagagttctcagagtgcagtttctcaATCTAAACAAATTTATATACTCTTTAGGTTCATTTAATGATTGATATAGAAGATCGTACACCTTATTTGTAATTGAAACGCCGTCATAAGCCTAGATGAGAAGAAAAATGAATATCGCAGCTCTGTGCCGATGTATAAATCGGAACGCTGCAGTTTCATGTAGTGAACACTCTGCTTGCGATAAGTTTGACCTAAGTTATGCATGCGATACTCGGTTGATAGAAGAAATATCAGGCACTAGTGCGGTGACCATAAATGGAGCTTATGCTCACCGCATTAGTTCGTTGCGTAGCTGAGGTTTATCACACTTTTACAAACGCGAATAGCCAACACACCAAGCGCAACAGTCATTGCCCTGATATGATCGATGCTTTGTTGTGGTCTTTTTCCTGTGTACTTTGAGGAACTGGCGTAGCTGTGTGGTTGAATACTTCACAGTATTGGTACCCTGAATTCGGGACTACTCACCACTGCCAAAAACTGTGGGGACGAGGGGTTACCACCACCCCCTTGCGACCACCAGTTAAAACTTTGATCTGGCGGGTCCCGTCATCGGTATCTAGCCCCGCCGTCAGAACCATAGCTTTTTTTTCAAAGGTGAAAGCGGGTTCATTAAAGAGAACAGAGTTTTACTCACATTGTTACACGAGAGATCGAGAGCATATTCTGTACAAAAGTGAACGTCCTGTATACCCCCGCGTCTGCTAACGTAGAGACAATTTGGAAAGGATGACAGCAGCTCCCACCAATCCGGTGTCTCACCGTCACAGTGCTCCGCCCACGCCCACCAGAAAAGGAGAGCTTAACTATTCAAGAGAAATAGAAAACCATTCATTAAGTATATATTAGCTAAGCATATTGGAGGGAACCCTCGTCCGAGTTCTCTATCGTCCCACAGCTCTTTGGTGCGTAAGGGGCGCAGGATAGCGGGAAGTGGAGGAAATAATTTTGTGACGCACTCCACCATAGCATGAAATACTGTTGGGGAGCTGCCACAGCCCGCGCAAGACTCTGCGTAGTGGGCAGCCTAGAATTTATGCATGGAGATGAGGCTGGGGAACATATACGTTTGGATTTGGTGGAGTGCCTACCCTTCCTCTCGCGAGAACGACATTGAGGGTGGGTGCATGGTGTGTCTAGCTCTGGTGTACTGTGTCAATATGTCTCCATATGTGAGTAGAGGGCCTACTTGATCTGGACTCTCGGCGTCGCCGTGCCGGGATGCTCGGTGGACAAGTTCTCGAGCGACCGCGTGAGTGCTATCATTACCCGGCAGGGAGGCGTGATCAGGAGTCCAGAGCAAGTAGATACGTTGTGGGCTGGTTGTGTCGATGTTTGTCGCCTTGAGTATGATGTGGTGGGCCACCTTGGAAAAGCCGTGTCCCATTGTGAACCAGTTAGTATGTAAACCTCCTCAGGAATGTCAAGAGCGTGTCGGACAGCAAGCGCAGCACCAAGGACTTCGCCATCTGCAGGATTAGAACTCTGCAAATAGGCAGCCGTGAGTAATGTTGCGTTGCCATCCAACAATACCGCGCTATACCCGTTGCGGCATCGTACAGAATCGGTATATAATGTGTTGGCTTCAGCGATGTCACTGAGCATGCGCATCAGGTACCCAACGCGGGTGCGCCGGCGTCATGCTCAGGACTAATGTTCCGGGGGAGCAGATGCACCTGCAAAGTTCGACGTACCCAAGGTGCGACACCGATGGCCGTGTCCTTCACGTGATTGTGCAAGACTGGGTATCTCATTCACGAAAGCACGGGTCGCTCAGTGGGTGTGAGCAAAAGGCGTTGCCTTTGGCTGGTCCACTGAGCTTCCAATAGTTCACAAAGTGTGTTATAGGTCCAACATTCGATGGGGTGCATGGTCGACATCGATGTCCAAAGGGGCGACAACTGGTCCACACAATGCCAACGGACGAGTCCCACGCTTTAGCGATACCATCGCGAGAACTCCCATCGAAGGTAGGATCAGGGTAATTTACTTTGGATGAGATGACGGCAGCTATTTCGAGAAACTGTAAACGATTCAATGCGTTCAGGTGAAGACATTCCTGGGTTCAATGGGAACGTCTCCAGCGGAGCCCTCTCACGATGATGCCGACTTGTTCATCCAATACTATGTATCCGAGGTGCATCAGCACCTTGCAAAAAAAATGCAGAGTACAGCGCCCCTGTTCAAGCGCTGATTTCCGAGGAAAGTTTTTAACCGACAGGTCCCTGCACATTGGTGTCTGTCAAAATGAATTCGAGGCCCCTATATAACTAACTGCCATCTAGAATGTGTGGGGTCGATGCGAACTTGAGCCTcactcgctgtattccgtgccgaccagttgtgccctcgcgatctccgacaacagtgcagctctggccgactgggttggtcctacgccacctcctgacgccggtcccctacgacgacgacagcgtagctctggccaagTGGATAAcccctatgccatctcctgacgccgacaagagctctcgctagtGGTGCTTCgttctcggactcctgcaaccgtgtctatctttcctgtcttcttcttac
This region includes:
- the LOC119176614 gene encoding uncharacterized protein LOC119176614, with the translated sequence MRARFAKGSGHTGDTIADVLLSLKHAVVHPSSPAAGAGPYGAGPAEAPPPPPPPHMFPTSMSVNLSMNMTMGVAGWEPSYAAQWGPPPYHHHPQEDLYASAGYATDVVAPPPPPAQHQVVGGQVGAVSQGGVVTGVQGAVRGSDGRVNLCGICGKAYARPSTLKTHLRTHSGERPYRCLQCSKCFSQAANLTAHLRTHSGEKPFRCPVCERRFSQSSSVTTHMRTHSGERPYRCCLCKKAFSDSSTLTKHLRTHSGEKPYQCRLCLLRFSQSGNLNRHMRVHANAS